The following are from one region of the Bacillus methanolicus MGA3 genome:
- a CDS encoding (Fe-S)-binding protein translates to MTPLLWVNLFAFLLVTAYAVSLFVYVVKTRIAFIKLGKKTEFDNRVKERLKNIWVNVFGQKKLLKDKKSGAIHVMFFYGFILVQFGAIDFIWKGIKPDSHLPLGSMYSGFTFFQEIVTLMILIAVVWAFYRRYIEKLVRLKRGFKSGIVLLFIGGLMLSVLFGNGMSIIWHGHEVSWTEPVASVIASAFAWVGKSGAAVLFYIAWWIHLLFLLAFLVYVPQSKHAHLIAGPANVYFDRLDKKGKLTKIDFEDESQETFGVGKIEDFTQLQMIDFYACVECGRCTNMCPATGTGKMLSPMDLIVKLRDHLTNYGAAVTSKQPWVPTFAFAHTQGNQLALASAGKGAEEAAAGLAYNPSLIGDVITEEEIWACTTCRNCEDQCPVMNEHVDKIIDLRRYLVLTEGKMDSDAQRAMTNIERQGNPWGLNRKEREDWREAREDVYIPTVKELKKQGEEFEYLFWVGSMGSYDNRSQKIALSFAKLLNEAGVKFAILGNREKNSGDTPRRLGNEFLFQELAAKNIEEFEKNEVKKIVTIDPHAYNIFKNEYPDFGFEAEVYHHTELLAKLVKEGKLVPKYEVNETITFHDSCYLGRYNDVYDPPREILKSIPGVKLVEMERNRETGMCCGAGGGLMWMEEETGHRINVARTEQALAVNPSVISSGCPYCLTMLSDGTKAKEVEEIVHTYDVAELLEKAVIGEKQTLIQH, encoded by the coding sequence ATGACCCCGTTGTTATGGGTAAACCTATTTGCTTTTTTGCTTGTAACCGCTTACGCTGTCAGTTTGTTTGTATACGTGGTGAAGACAAGAATTGCATTCATTAAGCTCGGAAAAAAGACGGAATTTGACAATCGTGTAAAGGAACGTCTTAAAAATATCTGGGTGAATGTATTCGGTCAAAAGAAGCTTTTGAAAGATAAAAAAAGCGGCGCCATCCACGTCATGTTTTTTTATGGATTTATACTTGTCCAATTCGGAGCAATAGATTTTATTTGGAAAGGAATAAAGCCTGATTCCCATTTGCCGCTCGGGTCTATGTATTCTGGTTTTACATTCTTTCAGGAAATCGTAACGCTCATGATTTTAATAGCGGTTGTATGGGCTTTTTACCGCCGCTACATTGAAAAGCTGGTCCGTCTAAAAAGAGGATTTAAATCAGGTATCGTATTGCTTTTTATCGGCGGATTAATGCTTTCTGTTTTATTTGGCAACGGCATGAGCATCATTTGGCACGGACATGAAGTAAGCTGGACAGAACCGGTTGCCTCCGTAATTGCGTCTGCTTTCGCGTGGGTTGGAAAAAGCGGTGCAGCTGTATTGTTTTATATTGCTTGGTGGATTCATTTATTATTCTTGCTTGCATTCCTTGTCTATGTACCGCAATCAAAGCATGCCCACTTGATTGCAGGGCCGGCAAACGTTTATTTTGACCGCCTTGATAAAAAAGGAAAATTAACGAAAATCGATTTTGAAGACGAATCTCAGGAGACATTCGGGGTAGGAAAAATTGAGGACTTTACTCAGCTTCAAATGATTGATTTTTACGCCTGTGTGGAGTGCGGACGCTGTACAAATATGTGCCCGGCGACCGGAACAGGAAAAATGCTTTCCCCGATGGATCTGATTGTAAAACTCCGCGACCACTTAACAAATTATGGAGCAGCTGTTACTTCAAAGCAGCCGTGGGTGCCGACATTTGCGTTTGCACATACACAAGGAAATCAGCTGGCCCTTGCGTCAGCCGGAAAAGGCGCAGAGGAAGCGGCGGCCGGGTTAGCATACAATCCAAGCCTGATCGGCGATGTCATCACTGAAGAGGAAATCTGGGCATGTACAACTTGCCGGAACTGTGAAGACCAATGCCCGGTCATGAATGAGCATGTTGATAAAATCATTGACCTTCGCCGCTACCTTGTTTTAACCGAAGGAAAAATGGATTCAGATGCACAGCGCGCCATGACAAATATTGAACGCCAAGGAAATCCTTGGGGGCTAAACCGCAAAGAGCGCGAAGATTGGCGTGAAGCCCGCGAAGATGTTTATATTCCTACGGTAAAAGAGTTGAAAAAACAAGGGGAAGAGTTTGAGTATTTATTCTGGGTCGGATCGATGGGATCATACGATAACAGAAGCCAGAAGATTGCTCTTTCTTTTGCAAAATTGTTAAATGAAGCGGGTGTAAAATTTGCCATCCTTGGCAACAGGGAAAAGAACTCCGGCGATACGCCGCGCCGCCTGGGAAATGAGTTTTTATTCCAAGAGCTTGCTGCGAAAAATATCGAAGAATTTGAAAAGAATGAAGTGAAAAAGATTGTTACGATTGACCCGCATGCCTATAACATTTTTAAAAATGAGTATCCTGATTTCGGGTTTGAAGCGGAAGTGTACCATCATACAGAACTGCTTGCAAAGCTTGTGAAGGAAGGGAAGCTTGTTCCGAAATATGAAGTCAATGAAACAATTACATTCCACGATTCCTGTTATTTAGGCCGATATAATGATGTCTACGATCCGCCGCGGGAAATCTTAAAATCAATTCCGGGCGTGAAGCTTGTGGAAATGGAACGCAACCGTGAAACAGGCATGTGCTGCGGTGCCGGCGGAGGCTTAATGTGGATGGAAGAAGAAACAGGACATCGAATTAATGTCGCGCGTACAGAGCAGGCTTTAGCCGTCAATCCATCGGTTATTAGCTCCGGCTGTCCGTATTGTCTAACGATGCTGTCAGATGGAACGAAAGCAAAAGAAGTGGAAGAAATTGTTCATACGTATGACGTGGCAGAGCTCTTGGAAAAGGCTGTGATCGGTGAAAAACAAACCCTCATCCAACATTAA
- the cls gene encoding cardiolipin synthase, which produces MTFIIISILLIILWLTIDYTVGKRNHLSKLKRRTFPIRESSLQIFTNGPELFDDLFSELKAAKQHIHILFYIVKNDQFSQDFLNILKEKAKSGVEVRLLLDWFGSLKISRKAIDDLKTAGVKFAFSHVPKLPFLFYSFQARNHRKIAVIDGKIGYIGGFNIGKEYINKDPKLNPWRDYHLKVTGEGVHDLQKEFLFDWFKATKTNLQHNSTYFPALAKGRFRHQILPYEGLFLEESYSTLIRMAESSIIIGSPYFIPSPRLVSDLRIALKRGISVTILVPFITDHFLVKEASFVYFKKLINEGAEVYEYMKGFYHSKVIIIDDSICDIGTANFDKRSLFLNHEINCYVFDKVFIGKVKAILQKDIQDAKKMELSDLYHIGFWRKIKEVAGRSLSLFL; this is translated from the coding sequence TTGACGTTTATCATCATTAGTATACTATTGATCATCTTATGGCTGACAATTGATTACACAGTTGGAAAAAGAAATCATTTGTCTAAGTTAAAACGAAGAACATTTCCAATACGCGAAAGCAGTCTTCAAATTTTTACAAATGGACCCGAGCTTTTTGATGATTTATTTTCCGAACTGAAAGCAGCCAAACAGCACATTCATATTCTGTTTTACATCGTGAAAAATGATCAATTCAGCCAAGATTTTCTCAACATTTTAAAAGAGAAAGCGAAATCGGGCGTGGAAGTCCGCCTTCTCCTTGACTGGTTTGGCAGCTTGAAAATCTCCCGGAAAGCAATAGATGATTTAAAAACAGCAGGAGTGAAGTTTGCTTTTAGTCATGTTCCAAAACTTCCCTTTCTTTTTTATTCTTTTCAGGCTAGAAACCACCGGAAAATTGCCGTGATCGATGGAAAAATAGGCTATATTGGGGGATTTAATATCGGAAAAGAATACATTAACAAAGATCCGAAGCTGAACCCGTGGCGGGATTACCATTTAAAGGTGACAGGCGAAGGAGTCCATGACCTGCAAAAAGAATTTTTATTTGACTGGTTCAAGGCTACAAAGACAAATTTACAGCATAACAGCACCTATTTCCCAGCGCTGGCTAAAGGTCGGTTTCGCCATCAAATCCTTCCGTATGAAGGTTTATTTCTTGAGGAATCCTATTCTACACTGATCCGAATGGCCGAGTCATCGATCATCATCGGATCGCCTTACTTTATTCCGAGCCCGCGGCTGGTCAGTGATTTAAGAATTGCTTTAAAAAGAGGGATCTCTGTAACGATTCTTGTCCCGTTTATTACGGACCATTTTCTTGTAAAGGAAGCGTCTTTTGTTTATTTTAAGAAGTTGATTAATGAAGGTGCAGAGGTCTATGAGTATATGAAAGGATTCTATCACTCGAAAGTCATCATCATTGATGATTCTATTTGTGATATTGGAACAGCAAACTTTGACAAACGAAGCCTTTTTTTAAATCATGAAATAAATTGTTATGTTTTTGATAAAGTTTTTATCGGCAAGGTAAAAGCGATTTTGCAAAAAGACATCCAAGATGCGAAAAAAATGGAGTTAAGCGATTTGTACCATATCGGGTTTTGGAGAAAGATAAAAGAAGTGGCAGGAAGGTCGCTTTCTCTCTTTTTATAA
- a CDS encoding XapX domain-containing protein, with the protein MKIIILSLITGFVVGFIFALFKLPIPAPPALAGVMGIIGIYLGFKVYELITPWLGNLIK; encoded by the coding sequence GTGAAAATCATCATATTATCATTAATTACAGGCTTTGTAGTCGGTTTTATCTTTGCTTTATTTAAGCTTCCTATTCCGGCGCCGCCTGCACTTGCAGGTGTTATGGGTATTATCGGCATTTATCTCGGTTTTAAAGTCTATGAGCTGATAACTCCTTGGCTAGGAAATCTTATTAAGTGA
- the argS gene encoding arginine--tRNA ligase has protein sequence MNIVEQVQNKLKEEIKAAVLKANLAAVEEIPDVILEVPKEKSHGDYSTNMAMQLARVAKKAPRMIAEELVAHFDRSKASIEKIEIAGPGFINFYMNNSYLTDLIPTILDKGDAYGETTVGGNQKVLVEFVSANPTGDLHLGHARGAAVGDSLCNILDKAGFNVSREYYINDAGNQINNLARSVEARYFQALGIEKEMPEDGYYGEDIVEIGKKLAEEFGDKYVNADEKERFNFFREYGLKYEMEKLKKDLENFRVKFDVWYSETSLYHNGKIDEALQALKDNGHIYEQDGATWFRSTEFGDDKDRVLIKQDGSYTYLTPDIAYHKDKLERGFEKLINIWGADHHGYIPRMKAAIEALGYDRDVLEVEIIQLVHLYKNGEKMKMSKRTGKAVTMRELVEEVGLDAVRYFFAMRSSDTHMDFDLDLAVSQSNENPVYYAQYAHARICSILRQGEEQGLTFDRNADFSVIQSEKETDLLKKLGEFPQAVGEAAQKRMPHRITNYIFDLASAFHSFYNAEKVLDPENEATTKARLALVKAVQITLKNALALIGVSAPEKM, from the coding sequence ATGAACATAGTCGAGCAAGTCCAAAACAAATTAAAGGAAGAAATCAAAGCGGCCGTATTGAAAGCAAATCTTGCTGCCGTTGAGGAGATTCCTGATGTCATTTTAGAAGTTCCGAAGGAAAAATCTCATGGAGACTACTCTACGAACATGGCGATGCAGCTTGCAAGGGTAGCAAAAAAAGCGCCGAGAATGATTGCGGAAGAATTAGTAGCCCATTTTGATCGTTCAAAAGCATCGATTGAAAAAATCGAGATTGCCGGACCAGGTTTTATTAATTTTTACATGAATAATAGTTATTTGACAGACTTGATTCCAACAATCCTTGATAAAGGCGATGCTTATGGAGAAACAACAGTCGGCGGAAACCAAAAAGTTTTGGTCGAATTTGTTTCTGCTAACCCGACGGGCGACCTTCACTTAGGACATGCCCGAGGTGCAGCGGTCGGGGATTCTTTGTGCAATATTTTAGACAAAGCAGGGTTTAACGTTTCCCGGGAATATTATATTAATGACGCGGGAAATCAAATCAACAATCTGGCGCGCTCGGTGGAAGCCCGCTATTTTCAAGCTCTTGGAATTGAAAAAGAAATGCCGGAAGACGGCTACTATGGCGAGGACATCGTCGAAATCGGCAAAAAATTAGCCGAAGAGTTCGGTGACAAGTATGTAAATGCTGATGAAAAAGAGCGTTTTAACTTTTTCCGTGAATACGGTTTGAAGTACGAAATGGAGAAATTAAAAAAGGATTTAGAGAATTTCCGTGTAAAATTTGATGTATGGTATTCGGAAACTTCTCTTTATCATAATGGAAAGATTGATGAAGCTCTTCAAGCGCTGAAAGATAACGGCCATATTTACGAACAGGATGGAGCTACTTGGTTCCGTTCGACAGAATTTGGCGATGACAAAGACAGAGTATTAATCAAACAGGACGGTTCTTATACGTATTTAACTCCGGATATCGCCTACCATAAAGATAAGCTTGAGCGCGGCTTTGAAAAATTGATTAACATCTGGGGGGCAGACCATCACGGTTATATTCCACGAATGAAGGCCGCCATTGAGGCGCTCGGCTATGACCGCGATGTTCTTGAAGTGGAAATCATCCAGCTCGTTCACTTATATAAAAACGGCGAAAAAATGAAAATGAGCAAACGGACAGGAAAAGCAGTTACGATGCGTGAACTTGTTGAAGAAGTAGGCCTCGATGCTGTGCGCTATTTCTTTGCGATGAGAAGTTCGGATACGCATATGGATTTTGATTTAGATTTAGCTGTTTCACAATCCAATGAAAACCCGGTTTATTATGCCCAATATGCCCATGCCCGAATTTGCAGCATCCTGCGCCAAGGAGAAGAGCAAGGATTAACTTTTGATCGGAATGCTGATTTTTCTGTTATTCAATCTGAAAAAGAAACAGATCTGTTGAAAAAGCTAGGCGAATTCCCGCAAGCCGTTGGAGAAGCCGCTCAAAAACGAATGCCGCACCGGATTACGAACTATATTTTTGATCTCGCTTCCGCATTCCACAGCTTCTATAATGCGGAAAAAGTACTTGATCCGGAAAATGAAGCGACAACAAAAGCACGCCTTGCACTTGTTAAAGCGGTACAGATTACGTTGAAAAATGCTCTTGCTTTAATAGGAGTTTCTGCACCTGAAAAAATGTAA
- a CDS encoding DUF1934 domain-containing protein, whose amino-acid sequence MSLRPAEQMPVKIKIKTEIHQDGNKETFEFITFGRYYQKGENSFLQYEEALEEGRINTTVKISGQEVLILRSGVIKMRMRFQEQKTLAGTYETPYGVLQTSASTKRLNKSLNKNTGSLELVYDLQMQGQDSGTYYMTIRYEEDGK is encoded by the coding sequence TTGTCACTTCGTCCAGCGGAACAAATGCCTGTTAAAATTAAGATAAAAACAGAAATTCACCAGGATGGGAATAAGGAAACTTTTGAATTTATTACATTTGGCCGATATTATCAGAAAGGCGAAAATTCCTTTTTGCAATATGAAGAAGCATTGGAAGAAGGCCGAATTAACACAACCGTAAAAATTTCCGGTCAGGAAGTCCTCATATTAAGAAGCGGAGTTATTAAAATGCGAATGAGGTTCCAAGAGCAAAAAACGTTAGCAGGAACATACGAAACGCCTTATGGAGTCCTGCAAACTTCTGCTTCTACGAAAAGATTAAACAAATCACTCAATAAAAATACCGGTTCACTTGAGCTTGTTTACGATTTACAAATGCAAGGCCAAGACTCAGGTACATATTATATGACGATCCGATATGAGGAGGATGGAAAATGA
- the speB gene encoding agmatinase has product MRFDEAYSGNVFIKSHPSYEESEAVLYGMPMDWTVSYRPGSRFGPARIREVSIGLEEYSPYLDRELEEVKYFDAGDIPLPFGNAQKSLDLIEEFVDKLLADGKFPLGIGGEHLVSWPVIKAMYKKYPDLAVIHMDAHTDLREHYEGEPLSHSTPIRKAADLIGPQNIFSFGIRSGMKEEFEWAKQVGMHISKFEVHKPLKEILPKLAGRPVYVTIDIDVLDPAHAPGTGTVDAGGITSKELLASIHEIAYSDVKVVGADLVEVAPIYDQSEQTANTASKLLREMILGWIK; this is encoded by the coding sequence ATGCGTTTTGATGAAGCTTATTCCGGTAATGTGTTTATTAAGAGCCATCCGAGTTATGAGGAGAGCGAGGCTGTGCTATATGGAATGCCAATGGACTGGACGGTCAGCTACCGGCCGGGTTCCCGGTTCGGCCCAGCGCGCATCCGGGAAGTTTCAATTGGTCTTGAAGAATACAGCCCATATTTAGACCGAGAGTTAGAAGAGGTTAAATATTTTGATGCAGGCGATATCCCGCTCCCTTTTGGGAACGCTCAGAAAAGCCTTGATCTTATTGAAGAATTTGTTGATAAATTGTTGGCAGATGGAAAGTTTCCTTTAGGGATTGGCGGAGAGCATTTAGTTTCGTGGCCAGTTATTAAAGCCATGTACAAAAAATATCCAGATCTTGCGGTTATCCACATGGATGCACATACCGACTTGCGTGAACATTATGAAGGGGAACCGCTTTCTCACTCCACGCCAATTCGCAAAGCTGCGGATTTAATCGGTCCGCAAAATATTTTCTCATTCGGGATTCGTTCCGGAATGAAAGAAGAGTTCGAATGGGCGAAACAAGTTGGAATGCATATTTCAAAATTTGAAGTTCATAAGCCTTTAAAAGAAATATTGCCGAAACTTGCTGGCCGCCCTGTATATGTCACCATAGATATTGACGTACTCGATCCGGCTCATGCTCCTGGAACAGGAACAGTTGATGCTGGAGGCATTACTTCAAAAGAGCTGCTGGCTTCCATTCATGAAATTGCTTATTCAGATGTAAAAGTAGTAGGCGCAGACCTCGTAGAAGTCGCCCCTATTTACGACCAATCTGAACAAACAGCCAATACAGCAAGCAAGCTTTTAAGAGAAATGATTTTAGGCTGGATAAAGTAA
- the speE gene encoding spermidine synthase, with amino-acid sequence MGLWFTEKQTENFGITMKVKRTLHTEQTEYQKLDMVETEEWGNMLLLDGMVMTSIKDEFVYHEMVAHVPLFTHPNPENVLVVGGGDGGVIREVLKHPSVKKATLVEIDGKVIEYSKKYLPEIAGKLDDERVEVKVDDGFMHIANSENEYDVIMVDSTEPVGPAVNLFTKGFYAGISKALKEDGLFVAQSDNPWFKADLIRKVQRDVKEIFPITRLYIANIPTYPSGMWAFTLGSKKYDPLEVSEDRFHDIDTKYYTKELHKAAFVLPKFVSDLTK; translated from the coding sequence ATGGGACTTTGGTTTACTGAAAAACAAACAGAAAACTTTGGAATTACGATGAAGGTAAAACGCACATTACATACAGAACAAACAGAATACCAAAAGCTTGATATGGTTGAAACAGAAGAATGGGGCAACATGCTTTTGTTAGACGGCATGGTGATGACCTCAATAAAAGATGAGTTTGTGTACCATGAAATGGTGGCCCACGTTCCTCTTTTCACACATCCAAACCCAGAGAATGTCCTTGTTGTTGGCGGAGGCGATGGAGGGGTAATCCGTGAAGTGTTAAAGCATCCGAGCGTGAAAAAAGCGACACTTGTTGAAATAGATGGCAAAGTAATTGAGTATTCAAAGAAATATTTGCCGGAAATTGCCGGAAAACTTGATGATGAGCGGGTTGAAGTGAAAGTTGATGACGGTTTTATGCACATTGCCAACAGTGAAAATGAATACGATGTAATTATGGTTGATTCAACTGAACCTGTTGGTCCTGCAGTAAATTTGTTTACAAAAGGTTTCTATGCGGGAATTTCAAAAGCGTTAAAAGAAGACGGCCTTTTTGTTGCACAGTCTGACAACCCATGGTTTAAAGCAGATTTAATCCGCAAAGTGCAAAGAGATGTGAAAGAAATTTTCCCGATTACACGCTTGTATATTGCCAACATTCCAACATACCCAAGCGGTATGTGGGCATTTACACTCGGTTCCAAGAAATATGATCCTTTAGAAGTAAGCGAAGACCGCTTCCATGACATTGATACGAAATACTACACAAAAGAACTCCATAAAGCTGCGTTCGTACTGCCGAAGTTCGTCAGCGACCTAACAAAATAA
- a CDS encoding transglycosylase domain-containing protein, which translates to MEIITDQRFRKTIKYLRAIVILSLIGIAFMLLILLGIFGYARLLGPPPLAVPQSTLYYSDDGTVIGESNSGQKRYWISLDEISPSLVDATISIEDKNFYDHNGFDFKRIAGAVLADVKAMAKVQGASTITQQYARNLFLEHDKTWKRKLLEAFYTIRLEMNYSKKEILEGYLNTIYYGNGTYGAQAASQYYFGKNSDELSLAEASMLAGIPKGPGIYSPFANYEKAKQRQKMVLKSMVENKYISSAKANQAAHESLTLNGKHLHPNTEVAPYFQDAVRNALKTGLHLDDRTIALGGLRVYTTLNLKQQKIAEETIKKLISKDSEIQVGLVSMNPKNGHVQAMVGGRNYKQSPFNRAVQAVRQPGSTIKPILYYAALEKGFTPSTLMRSEQTTFRFEDGTPDYTPHNFNNQYANSDITMAQALALSDNIYAVKTHLFLGEDTLVEKAKEFGIHSKMSKVPSLALGTSGVRVIEMANAYSLFANGGKKVEPVLITRVENHRGEVIYEKKEDSETVLRPDLAFVMTHMMTGMFDTKLNGYARVTGSTIINEMTRPYAGKSGSTETDSWMIGFTPQLVTAVWTGFDKGKPIELTIDKMYAKNIWIHFMENALKGKPVKAFKPPRGVVGVYINPENGKLATDGCPIKRFTYFAAGTEPTEYCTKHLNDSDGSKHKKKEKKQPPPWYKRIFDWS; encoded by the coding sequence ATGGAAATTATTACGGATCAGCGATTTCGCAAAACCATTAAATACTTAAGAGCCATAGTGATCCTAAGTTTAATAGGAATTGCCTTCATGCTGCTTATCCTTCTCGGAATTTTCGGTTATGCAAGGCTGCTGGGGCCCCCGCCCCTTGCTGTTCCGCAATCAACACTATACTATTCGGATGACGGGACCGTTATTGGAGAAAGCAACAGCGGCCAAAAAAGATATTGGATTTCTCTTGATGAAATCTCGCCTTCTCTTGTTGACGCGACTATTTCAATAGAAGATAAAAACTTTTATGATCATAACGGCTTTGATTTCAAGCGAATTGCCGGTGCGGTTCTCGCAGATGTAAAAGCGATGGCAAAGGTGCAGGGCGCAAGTACGATCACTCAACAGTATGCCCGAAACCTCTTTCTCGAACATGACAAAACCTGGAAGAGAAAGTTGCTTGAAGCATTTTATACCATCCGGCTCGAAATGAATTATTCCAAAAAAGAGATTTTGGAAGGATATTTAAACACAATTTATTATGGAAATGGGACCTACGGCGCTCAAGCTGCCAGCCAATATTATTTTGGAAAAAACTCTGATGAATTATCTCTTGCTGAGGCATCTATGCTGGCCGGAATTCCAAAAGGCCCTGGAATTTACTCGCCCTTCGCCAATTATGAAAAAGCGAAACAACGGCAAAAAATGGTTCTGAAATCAATGGTTGAGAACAAATATATTAGTTCAGCTAAAGCAAACCAAGCTGCACACGAATCTTTGACACTTAACGGAAAGCATCTTCATCCAAATACAGAGGTGGCGCCTTATTTCCAAGATGCCGTACGGAATGCATTAAAAACAGGATTACATCTTGATGACCGGACGATTGCTTTGGGCGGCCTAAGGGTCTATACGACTCTTAATCTGAAACAGCAGAAAATAGCAGAAGAAACAATCAAAAAACTCATTTCTAAAGATTCAGAAATTCAAGTCGGCCTCGTATCAATGAATCCGAAAAACGGGCACGTACAGGCGATGGTCGGAGGGCGAAATTATAAACAAAGTCCTTTTAACAGGGCTGTTCAAGCAGTTCGCCAACCGGGATCAACAATAAAACCGATTTTGTACTATGCGGCCCTTGAAAAGGGGTTTACCCCGTCAACATTGATGAGAAGCGAACAGACAACTTTTCGATTTGAGGATGGAACGCCGGACTACACACCTCATAATTTTAACAACCAATATGCGAATTCCGACATTACAATGGCCCAAGCGTTAGCTTTGTCAGACAATATTTATGCGGTAAAGACGCATTTGTTTTTAGGCGAAGACACACTTGTGGAAAAAGCAAAGGAGTTCGGCATTCATTCAAAAATGTCAAAAGTGCCGTCTTTAGCTCTTGGAACATCAGGAGTCCGTGTCATAGAGATGGCCAATGCATACAGTCTATTTGCTAATGGCGGCAAAAAGGTTGAACCTGTTTTGATCACCCGGGTGGAGAACCATCGCGGTGAAGTTATTTATGAGAAAAAAGAAGATTCAGAAACCGTGCTGCGCCCTGATCTTGCTTTTGTGATGACGCATATGATGACAGGGATGTTTGACACCAAGCTGAATGGATATGCGAGAGTGACCGGAAGTACGATAATCAATGAAATGACAAGACCATATGCAGGAAAATCGGGGTCAACAGAAACTGACAGCTGGATGATTGGTTTTACCCCCCAGCTTGTTACGGCAGTTTGGACCGGATTTGATAAAGGAAAACCGATCGAACTAACCATTGATAAAATGTATGCAAAAAATATTTGGATTCATTTTATGGAAAATGCCTTAAAGGGTAAGCCTGTAAAAGCTTTTAAGCCACCCCGCGGTGTGGTGGGCGTTTATATCAATCCGGAAAACGGCAAATTGGCAACGGACGGTTGTCCTATAAAAAGGTTCACCTACTTTGCCGCAGGAACCGAACCGACTGAATATTGCACAAAGCATCTTAATGATTCTGACGGATCCAAACATAAAAAGAAAGAGAAAAAACAACCACCGCCATGGTATAAAAGGATATTTGACTGGTCATAA
- a CDS encoding YwhD family protein: MEEKKKKNIGFTIIKNDPTDGHGGFGTGVLSLENVSPIIIDVEAGEAVVDVGAMHARSAVEKGIKFIPDREAVPNGKPYWLVWVTIDRKEEGPYYAGVTACEMTVDREIRRGYKSLPEHVNRLDKSIKRHIIVDHMDDKSKAVLADFLRNHDSGMWERSSEQLKKDLNVN, from the coding sequence GTGGAAGAAAAAAAGAAAAAAAACATTGGTTTTACGATAATCAAAAATGATCCTACGGACGGCCATGGCGGATTTGGAACAGGTGTGCTCAGCCTTGAAAACGTATCGCCGATTATTATTGATGTCGAGGCCGGGGAAGCTGTGGTTGATGTAGGAGCAATGCATGCCAGAAGTGCGGTTGAAAAAGGGATAAAGTTCATTCCTGATCGGGAAGCGGTTCCTAATGGAAAGCCTTATTGGCTTGTCTGGGTAACAATTGACAGAAAAGAAGAAGGCCCTTATTATGCGGGGGTAACTGCTTGTGAAATGACGGTTGACAGAGAAATCAGGAGAGGCTATAAATCGCTTCCTGAGCATGTAAACCGTTTAGATAAATCGATAAAACGCCATATTATTGTTGACCATATGGACGATAAATCAAAAGCGGTGCTGGCCGATTTTTTGCGCAATCATGACAGCGGCATGTGGGAGCGTTCTTCAGAACAGTTAAAGAAAGATTTGAATGTGAACTGA
- a CDS encoding site-2 protease family protein, whose protein sequence is MEQFLAYSLQEIPYVAATLIIAFTLHEFAHAYVAYKFGDPTAQKQGRLTLNPMQHLDPLGTILIFIAGFGWARPVPVNRFYFKNPRLAGILVSVAGPLSNLFLGIVGFIVWYSLAGAGHAAGMPAFVSEFFNIFIQLNFVLFVFNLLPFPPLDGFRILEDLVPADIRVKMTQLEAYGSLIFLILVITPLNQYTIQPIFNTVLPILVNGFNDFFHQLFMG, encoded by the coding sequence GTGGAACAATTTTTAGCATATTCATTACAGGAAATTCCGTATGTTGCTGCTACATTAATTATTGCATTCACACTGCATGAGTTTGCCCATGCGTATGTTGCTTATAAATTCGGAGATCCGACAGCACAAAAACAGGGAAGATTAACGTTAAATCCAATGCAGCATTTGGATCCGCTGGGGACAATTTTAATTTTTATTGCCGGTTTTGGCTGGGCAAGGCCTGTTCCGGTTAACCGCTTTTATTTTAAAAATCCGCGCCTTGCAGGAATTCTTGTTTCTGTTGCAGGACCGCTCAGCAACCTGTTTTTAGGCATTGTTGGGTTTATTGTTTGGTACTCTCTTGCAGGAGCGGGACATGCAGCAGGAATGCCGGCATTTGTGTCGGAGTTTTTCAATATCTTTATTCAATTGAATTTCGTGCTGTTTGTTTTTAATCTTCTTCCGTTTCCTCCTCTTGATGGATTCCGGATTCTCGAAGATTTGGTTCCTGCTGACATTCGTGTAAAAATGACGCAGCTTGAAGCTTATGGCTCATTGATCTTTTTAATACTTGTTATTACTCCTCTTAATCAATATACGATACAGCCTATTTTCAATACCGTCTTGCCTATACTAGTCAACGGGTTTAACGACTTTTTCCACCAGTTGTTTATGGGGTAG